The Xiphophorus hellerii strain 12219 chromosome 6, Xiphophorus_hellerii-4.1, whole genome shotgun sequence genomic interval GGGGTtgcttcttgttttattattggCAAATAACTGAAATAAGTAAATGTAACGAAATATGTAGGAACCATACAAATGCGATGCAAATGCAGCTTAATTTCATGTGACCTATAACAATCCCCACTGAAGTGTCGCTCTGTCCACTGTGCTGAAATCTGTGCGTCTGAATCTCAGGAGGGAGCCTTTCGGAGCTCCACGCCCCCCTGTGTTTGTCAGCGTTCAGCATGAGTGTCATCTCACGGGTGTGTTTTCCAGGCTGAagctctctcctctggggagcGTTGACTGTCACCTGAGCTGCAGAAACAGTTTCCACCTTCATATCACTTCCTCCCTGAGTTCCCCGCCTGCCTGTTTGCTCGCATTTCCTGTCATGCTTGACTTCAGTGTAAGCCTTTTACCACCGCCGGGAAGATTTTCCTTCTTAGCTGCTTTAGGAGCCAATCTGCTTAACAATATCTGTTAAGTCATGCATGTTTGCTCGGGCTATGCGTCTCTTGCTTGTTAAAAGTCCCAGAAACAGAAACGGGACATGTTTTGAATCCGCCTTGTCCAACTGACCCAGTTGGTCATGTGAGTTTACCTTTTGAGGGCACGGAGTTCATTAGGTAGCAGTATCGGTTTCAATCAGCAGCTCTGCGGTAAGCGCGTTCAGCTGGAACTGCTTTACCCACACGCCATATGTCTCCTCAGTCAAATGGAGACTGCTGCCCCAGCCCTCTGACCACTCGGACCGGGTTTCACCGGCTTACTGTGGCTTTAGCAGCATCTGTGCAGCAAATTTAGGGCATTGCTGTCTGCTTGTCTGACTGGTGGTTTAAACCAGCAAAGCGGAGCGGTGATGTTTAGTTGTGTGGGTTTATGACGCCCTGAAACCATCTCTGCGTGTCCGCAATGACGCCAAGCATCAGGAGTAGCGAAAGAATGGAGAGGCAAAGTGTGGAAGAGGAAGGAGAACTTCACActgaagttagtttttttttccaggtgttTATATTATTCATATGCTGGATCATAAAATCTGCAGTAGTGGGTATGCTGGGGAATGTAAGCTGTTTGTAGGAAGATGAAACAGCTGCTGAATTTCATGCACAAATGCGAAGAACTCGAGGCACACTTTGATGAAatgtcatgtttctttttttgcaggTGAAATTTGAAGAGAGTGAAATGATTCCAAAGTCGGGAAAATCTCCGGCAGACTCCAGGAAAACAGTCGGCATCCATGAATTTGCAGCGCTCGCCAGATCTTCATTGAATGGTAAGCTAAATCTTGCAAAAGCTTTTTCTGAAATGGTAAATTTAAAGATCAGCCGCTGACCTTTACACCTCCGTTGGATCCAGGCATCTCTCAGGCGGTGAGGGACCATGTGACGAAGCCCACCTCCCTGGCCCAGGGCCGGGTCGCCCACCTCATAGAGTGGAAAGGCTGGCCGAAGCCTACAGGTCCTCCGCCAGGCACTCACTCCCAGTTCAACTCTTACTGCCGTCTGACCGAAGGGGAGAAGGAGGCTCGGTTTGCTGCAGGTATTCACCCCTTTCTCCTTTCTCGCCCCCGCAGGAACTTTTACAATTTAAATCCAGTTTTCACAGTTAGGATTACTGCTAGTTACAGTCACATGTCTGTTTGGGTAAACATGTGCATACTTTACTTAGCATGGTTTAACTGCAGCATCATCTCGTGACCTGCGTCCACCTGCTGTCATGAGACTAATCCCTTCAAAACTCCTCTGTCTCCACGCGAAAGGCCCCGCCCAGTCGCCGGCTACCCCGGCCACGGGTTTGTCTTGACAGCAGATGGTGGCCCTTTTAGACGCACTCTCAGAACACTTCGATGCTCACCGACGGTACAGCAGCGCTTGTTGTTTTTGCCGTGACTCATCCTTCCTGGCGCTGGTGACATCGCTGCAGCTTGATGAAGAGATAATGTGTGGGGGAGGAAAGCAGGGAGCAGACGAAGCCCGGCGTACATCACGCGCATTATGAAGTCTCTTCGTCTTGATAGCCTAATTAACGCAGCAAAATGCCAAAAGGTTGCCTCACCATGAgcttttcaaacagaaagcCAGGAGAGCTATTGTTTTCCCTCTTACAGGCAGCTGATTGCGTCTGAGCCACTTCCGAGGTATCTGAGGGGAATTTCAAacagaatgtattgatatttTTGAAGCCATAACCATGAACTCCTCTgattaaatgtataaaagtgATAAATGTTGATCTTGCCTTTgattcaaacaaaaaatgtgtaaagataaataaaagggTACCTTTGCTATTCCTTATTGATATCAGactttaagcatttttaaaaatacattttctaccCTCTTTATTAGATCTAGGACCTACATGTAGAAGCAAAACAttaccaggaaaaaaaaaagcagaaataatttttcaggTTATTCTGTTTTCTCGTTCAACCACAATCCTGCATGTTAGACTACTTGTTTTATGGAGCAATCTGGATTGTTATAAAGTTAAAAGTAACGTCACTTGGTTTGCGAATGAATGAATCTTATAACTTAAACTTTACTCAATCGCACAACTTTAAACTATTTAACCAATTTCACAAAGAGAAGTGGGTTAACATTCCTCCAAGCTGATGTAAAAGACTCTTTGTCAGACATCAACAGATTTCATAATCCTCCTGGAAATGCAGGAAGCTTTAATTAGATTTGAACCCAGAGGAGCCGTGACCTGATGATCCTCGGTGGTGTAGTGCTCACAATGTCTAACTAAGCTAAACCTGTTTTCCTGCTAGGAGTGGCTGAGCAGTTTGCAATTGCCGAGGCCAAGCTGCGTGCCTGGGCGTCGCtagatgatgatgaggaggacgAGGAAGACTTCAATGATGAAGAATCCCACACCAACGGACAGAGTTGCAACATATCCACAGAGAATCCAGGTATCCatcttcatcctcttcttccATAACCCTTGCTGTTTTCATTCATCACCTCTGACAAGGCGCTCACCTTCTGGTTTTCTTCCCCCATAATTCATTTCACCCATGTCCAGAGGTTCTGACTGTCTGCTCCTCTCTCAGGCGCCGCCATGTCCAAACCAATCGGCGGAGTGCCATGCCAGCCTGAGAGCCAAGACGTCGAGGTGCCACAGTCTGTTCGTCCCATAGGCTCCGTCAGCAGCGGCGGCCCTTTCCAAGACAGGCCTCCGACTGATCATGACCTACAGAGCGGCTCGCCGTCTTCACGCAGCGACTGCATGTGTCCATTcctggaggaagaagaagaggaagaggaagagcgGCTGCACGGGCTGGTGGAGCAGCTGACTCCCTTGCAGGAGCAGCGTGGCGAGGACTGCGTCCACAGCAAGCCGGAGTGGCGGCCCCGGAACCGGAGCAGCAGGTTCGACTCCTGCTACTCCACCTCTCACTCCGAGTCCCCCGgagaggaggacgaggaggaggaaggcagCGTGTTTCACGAGGTGCGGGTGTGGCACTGCAGCCCCAGAGGCTTCTTCTCCGACCGGGGGTCTTCTGGAGTGGCGTCTTTcgacgaagaggaggagagggaggaggtggaagaggtagaggaggaggaggaggagaagaaggaggagaaggagtATTTGATGTGATGTATCGTCCATGTTTATGTCTTTCTGAGTCGATGTTGATTCCGATACGACATAGATCTAGTCCGATGACATTGTGAACCTCCTCTCATCTCCTCCTCCCCTCTTCCCGCCATCTCTCCTCCTCTGGAAGCTTTTCATCCGTCAGCCTTCCAGGCCTTTTACTGATCTCCTCCCACAGGTTATTGCTGCTGTAAACAGTGCACGTGTTGGAGAGTTTAATCAGGATGTAAAGCTGTTGTTCAAACTgagttttgtatatttttgtgaaGAGTCATGTGctgttcatttgttgttttttttctatggaTGTTTTGTAGTGTGGTGTATTTTCCAGCTCATCCTGTGTCACATGGGTTTGATATGGAAAGCACGAGTGTCCTGcatacagtatataaatatgatttttgaAACAAGATTCACTGgtggttctttctttttcagtcatAGCGAAAGCAAAATATTGGGGAATAAAAAAAGGAATCAAattctcagttttgttttgcacatttctttttctttaaatttattcattcatgtacaaaaacaatttcATGTTCTCTGAAAAATAACAATGGTAGTTGAGTTCAAAATGCACAATCCTCCTATGTACATC includes:
- the fam131aa gene encoding protein FAM131A, yielding MTPSIRSSERMERQSVEEEGELHTEVKFEESEMIPKSGKSPADSRKTVGIHEFAALARSSLNGISQAVRDHVTKPTSLAQGRVAHLIEWKGWPKPTGPPPGTHSQFNSYCRLTEGEKEARFAAGVAEQFAIAEAKLRAWASLDDDEEDEEDFNDEESHTNGQSCNISTENPGAAMSKPIGGVPCQPESQDVEVPQSVRPIGSVSSGGPFQDRPPTDHDLQSGSPSSRSDCMCPFLEEEEEEEEERLHGLVEQLTPLQEQRGEDCVHSKPEWRPRNRSSRFDSCYSTSHSESPGEEDEEEEGSVFHEVRVWHCSPRGFFSDRGSSGVASFDEEEEREEVEEVEEEEEEKKEEKEYLM